One window of the Microvirga mediterraneensis genome contains the following:
- a CDS encoding peptidoglycan-binding domain-containing protein, whose protein sequence is MMNRLTIAIAVAGWALYGFSALMPTGADPKTEIARLRQVAEAAGADRDALAAELQHFKEGHQDLQHVQNRIAAATQELKHLEYLRSRISGEIDVMRPQPSKASSQPLPPPQNPAPPDAAGEALSKEEIGFAQQALTALGFGPLKADGVFGPGTRRSIEAFQQARGLPVTGKLEGATLRALQSRQTAAQP, encoded by the coding sequence ATGATGAACCGTCTGACGATCGCCATAGCCGTGGCCGGGTGGGCCTTGTACGGCTTCTCGGCCCTGATGCCGACCGGCGCCGATCCCAAGACCGAGATCGCACGGCTGCGCCAGGTCGCTGAAGCAGCCGGGGCCGACCGTGACGCCCTCGCGGCCGAACTGCAGCATTTCAAGGAGGGACACCAGGACCTGCAGCATGTCCAGAACCGGATTGCCGCCGCCACTCAGGAGTTGAAGCACCTGGAATATCTCCGGTCCAGGATCAGCGGCGAGATCGACGTGATGCGGCCTCAACCCTCGAAGGCCTCATCTCAACCCTTGCCCCCACCCCAGAATCCCGCCCCTCCGGACGCGGCCGGCGAGGCCCTTTCGAAAGAGGAAATCGGCTTTGCGCAGCAGGCGCTGACGGCGCTGGGCTTCGGTCCCTTGAAAGCCGACGGGGTATTCGGCCCGGGCACACGGCGCTCGATCGAGGCCTTCCAACAGGCCCGTGGGCTCCCGGTCACCGGAAAGCTCGAGGGCGCGACCCTTCGGGCGCTTCAGAGCAGACAGACGGCCGCGCAGCCGTAA
- a CDS encoding VanZ family protein, whose product MTPKLFFRWVAWLLVLAIAIFTVAPIQFRPVTGASVGLERFAAFAMIGTAFCLGYPRHRLQIIVLMIGMITVLEVAQNYVPSRHGRLPDGLVKVSGALIGAAFAMLLTRGKRIS is encoded by the coding sequence ATGACGCCCAAACTGTTTTTCCGCTGGGTCGCATGGCTTCTCGTCCTTGCGATCGCGATCTTCACCGTTGCGCCCATACAGTTCCGGCCTGTCACCGGAGCATCGGTCGGACTGGAGCGATTTGCCGCCTTCGCGATGATCGGAACGGCCTTCTGCCTGGGCTATCCGAGACACCGCCTCCAGATCATCGTGCTGATGATCGGGATGATCACCGTCCTCGAGGTCGCGCAGAACTATGTGCCGAGCCGGCATGGCCGCCTGCCGGATGGCCTGGTCAAAGTGTCGGGCGCCCTGATCGGCGCGGCCTTTGCCATGCTCCTGACCCGCGGAAAGCGGATCTCCTGA